The Gemmatimonadota bacterium genome window below encodes:
- a CDS encoding Gfo/Idh/MocA family oxidoreductase: MNQTTKIAIVGLGRIGWRFHFQQALSSNQFELTAVVDPLPERLSEARAAAGCETHTDFESLWSGPLPDVVAIATPTTLHEDMTIRALNEGCHVILEKPMTTSLASADRMIAQAQKNNRRIFLYQPHRLTPETQTAREIIQSGMLGPIYFIHRGVYRYVRRNDWQSLRKNGGGMLNNYGAHYLDQLIYLSDDSAITEVDCKRWAIATRGDADDVVKAWVKKESGQLLDVQINQATAHIMPLWHICGKYGTAIREDNVFKVRYYDPAEAPPLNIVEGAAPERSYDNRDRLPWREEDIPITRDKQRDFYANIYDVIVNNATPYIRIEESRELMRVMDLCRQSSKF, encoded by the coding sequence ATGAACCAAACCACAAAAATCGCCATCGTCGGACTGGGTCGCATCGGCTGGCGATTTCACTTTCAGCAAGCCCTCTCATCCAACCAATTTGAACTCACCGCTGTTGTCGATCCCCTGCCCGAACGCTTATCCGAAGCACGCGCAGCAGCGGGTTGTGAAACCCACACCGATTTTGAATCTCTCTGGTCCGGCCCATTGCCCGACGTGGTCGCCATTGCCACACCGACCACATTGCACGAAGACATGACCATTCGCGCCCTCAACGAAGGTTGTCACGTCATCCTCGAAAAACCCATGACCACCTCCCTCGCCTCGGCAGATCGCATGATCGCCCAGGCCCAAAAAAATAACCGCCGCATCTTTCTCTATCAACCCCACCGCCTCACACCCGAAACGCAAACCGCGCGAGAAATTATTCAAAGCGGCATGCTGGGACCTATCTACTTCATACACCGGGGCGTATATCGCTATGTGCGCCGAAACGACTGGCAGAGCTTGCGAAAAAACGGCGGCGGCATGCTCAACAACTACGGCGCGCATTACCTCGACCAACTCATCTATCTCTCGGACGACTCGGCAATCACAGAAGTCGATTGCAAACGCTGGGCAATAGCCACCCGGGGGGATGCCGACGACGTAGTCAAAGCCTGGGTGAAAAAAGAATCTGGACAACTCTTAGACGTACAGATCAATCAGGCCACTGCCCATATCATGCCCCTCTGGCATATCTGTGGAAAATACGGCACAGCCATTCGCGAGGACAACGTATTCAAAGTACGATATTACGACCCCGCAGAAGCACCCCCGCTAAACATCGTCGAAGGCGCAGCCCCCGAACGCAGCTACGACAACCGGGACCGACTGCCCTGGCGGGAAGAAGACATCCCCATTACCCGGGACAAACAGCGCGACTTCTACGCCAACATCTACGACGTAATCGTCAACAACGCCACGCCCTATATACGCATAGAAGAATCGCGCGAACTCATGCGCGTCATGGACTTATGTCGCCAAAGTTCCAAATTCTGA
- a CDS encoding sugar phosphate isomerase/epimerase: MKLSLTSVMLPRWDLETTFKKLEKHGYEGIELRCRYNPEDPNAELFYWGRHLTDVSPDNILDKAAQIRDLSNQTGVRVCTLASNFTYDRTDIIEKIFKGARAIDSDNPPLIRVGAQSHDRQAPYIPQFLKARIGFADLVEMARDYGVKIIYEIHVGTIAVSASRTIALLENLDPNHIGAIWDVPNMIRVGLEDSKMGLELLGPYLAHVHIGNATPVQTERDETGSMQWEWDFSDLREGMADIPQIIQDLKDVGYRGYISLEEFGPGDDEEKISSQGNYLKSLIN; the protein is encoded by the coding sequence ATGAAACTTTCACTCACCTCTGTCATGCTTCCCCGATGGGATTTGGAAACCACATTCAAAAAATTGGAAAAACACGGTTACGAAGGCATTGAACTCCGCTGCCGATACAATCCCGAAGACCCCAATGCCGAATTGTTCTATTGGGGACGCCACCTCACGGATGTCAGCCCGGACAATATCCTGGACAAGGCAGCGCAGATACGCGACCTCTCAAACCAAACCGGCGTGCGCGTTTGCACCCTCGCATCCAATTTCACTTATGATCGGACTGATATCATCGAAAAAATATTCAAAGGCGCGCGTGCAATCGACTCCGATAACCCACCCCTCATTCGCGTTGGTGCCCAGAGCCACGACCGCCAGGCGCCCTATATTCCCCAATTCCTCAAAGCGCGTATCGGTTTTGCCGACCTCGTTGAAATGGCGCGCGATTACGGCGTCAAAATCATCTATGAAATTCACGTTGGCACCATCGCTGTGAGCGCATCTCGCACCATCGCCCTCTTAGAAAATCTCGATCCCAATCACATCGGTGCCATCTGGGATGTGCCCAACATGATCCGCGTGGGACTTGAAGACAGCAAAATGGGCCTCGAACTACTCGGCCCGTATCTCGCCCATGTACACATCGGCAATGCCACACCCGTGCAAACCGAGCGCGACGAGACCGGAAGCATGCAATGGGAATGGGATTTTAGCGACCTGCGAGAAGGCATGGCAGATATTCCCCAAATTATCCAGGACCTCAAAGACGTCGGATATCGGGGTTATATCTCACTCGAAGAATTTGGTCCCGGCGATGACGAAGAAAAAATCAGTTCCCAGGGCAACTATTTGAAATCCCTCATCAATTAA
- a CDS encoding sulfatase, translating into MSERPNILFIMTDDHASHAMSCYNSRINETPNLDRIAEGGMRFNNCFCTNSICAPSRAVILTGTYNHVNGVTTLRTNLDGRQVTFPKLLQAAGYQTAMVGKWHLGHGGHNDPTGFDYWNVLPGQGAYHNPMMYDMGKEVHYEGYTTDIITDLALDWLKDRDKNRPFMLMYHHKAPHRPWEPDDKHADMYEDIDIPEPETLWDDYSNRATAASQAEMRVNRDLNPRDLKQPVPEGLTPEEDMKWKYQRYIKDYLRCVASVDDNVGRVLDYLDEEELTDNTIVVYTSDQGFYLGDHGWYDKRFMYEESLRMPFLIRYPKEIKAGSVCDDMILNVDFASTFLDYAGINIPSHFQGHSMRPLLNGDRPAYWRASMYYRYWMHLNGHNIYAHYGVRTHRHKLIYYYADGCGQEGASDDAREPEWELFDLDKDPYELNSVYHNPEYAEIVAELKDELHRLQDEVGDERYEKDV; encoded by the coding sequence ATGAGCGAAAGACCCAATATTCTATTTATCATGACCGACGACCATGCATCGCATGCCATGAGTTGTTATAACAGTCGGATTAACGAAACGCCCAATCTGGATCGCATAGCAGAAGGCGGCATGCGCTTTAACAACTGCTTTTGCACCAACTCGATCTGCGCGCCGAGTCGGGCGGTAATCTTGACCGGCACGTACAATCACGTCAACGGCGTCACCACATTGCGCACAAACCTGGATGGACGACAGGTCACATTTCCCAAACTCCTGCAAGCCGCGGGCTATCAAACCGCAATGGTAGGCAAATGGCATCTCGGGCACGGCGGACACAATGACCCCACCGGATTTGACTACTGGAACGTACTCCCCGGCCAAGGCGCGTATCACAACCCCATGATGTACGACATGGGCAAAGAAGTCCACTACGAGGGATACACCACAGACATCATAACCGACCTCGCGCTGGACTGGCTAAAAGACCGCGACAAAAACAGACCCTTCATGCTCATGTATCACCACAAAGCACCCCATCGTCCCTGGGAGCCAGACGACAAACACGCGGACATGTACGAAGACATCGACATCCCCGAACCCGAAACACTGTGGGACGATTACAGCAACCGCGCCACAGCGGCATCGCAGGCGGAAATGCGCGTCAACCGGGACCTGAACCCCCGCGATCTGAAACAGCCCGTACCCGAAGGCTTGACCCCCGAAGAAGACATGAAATGGAAATACCAGCGCTACATCAAAGACTACTTGCGCTGCGTAGCATCCGTCGATGACAATGTCGGCCGCGTATTGGACTACCTGGACGAAGAAGAACTAACCGACAACACCATCGTCGTCTATACATCGGACCAGGGCTTTTACCTGGGTGACCACGGCTGGTACGACAAGCGATTCATGTACGAAGAATCCCTCCGCATGCCATTCCTCATCCGGTACCCCAAAGAAATCAAAGCGGGTAGCGTTTGTGACGACATGATCCTCAACGTAGATTTCGCATCCACATTCCTGGACTATGCCGGAATAAATATCCCCAGCCATTTTCAAGGACACAGCATGCGCCCCCTATTAAACGGCGACCGCCCCGCCTACTGGCGCGCCTCGATGTATTACCGGTACTGGATGCACCTCAACGGACACAATATCTACGCACACTACGGAGTCAGAACACACCGGCACAAACTCATCTACTATTACGCCGACGGATGTGGGCAGGAAGGCGCCTCGGACGACGCCCGAGAACCAGAATGGGAATTATTTGATCTGGACAAAGACCCGTATGAATTGAACAGCGTCTATCACAATCCCGAATACGCAGAAATAGTCGCCGAACTAAAAGACGAACTCCACCGCTTGCAGGACGAAGTGGGGGATGAGCGATACGAGAAAGACGTGTAA
- a CDS encoding sulfatase-like hydrolase/transferase — translation MPNVVFIMTDNQGAWTLGCYGNPDIQTPNIDRLADEGIRFSNAYCVNSVCSPSRATFMTGLIPSQHGVHCYLGGEKPDAQMGPDAYCTIREFANLPRVMADAGYVCGLSGKWHLGDSLRPQEGFSYWFTRPKGHTTTFYDDEWIWQNRVYTEPRYTTEAITEHALKFLRQNHHQPFFLYVAYNGPYGLGTSMLETHLNRHTEYYADKELPSFPREPVHPWLRSNRDMINNPISIRGYAAAVSGVDDGVGEITNALKEYGLEEDTLVIFTADQGWCGGHHGMWGMGDHSRPLHTYEETIHIPLIFRQPGRIPAGRVFEGRTCNYDFFPSVLDHLELRERIADNPNLPGTSYAPALIGKEMTWNNEIFHEFENTRLVRNDRWKYTWRHPDGPDELYDMQADPGERNNLANRSHATVINECRNRIQNFFNQYADPQYDLWRGGRSKAGRIG, via the coding sequence ATGCCCAATGTCGTATTCATCATGACCGACAACCAGGGGGCATGGACCCTGGGCTGTTATGGCAACCCGGACATACAAACCCCCAACATCGACAGACTTGCAGATGAAGGGATTCGGTTCTCAAACGCCTATTGCGTAAACTCGGTCTGCTCGCCCAGCCGCGCCACATTCATGACCGGACTGATCCCCTCTCAGCACGGCGTACACTGCTACCTCGGCGGAGAAAAACCAGACGCTCAGATGGGACCAGACGCGTACTGCACCATTCGCGAATTTGCAAACCTCCCCCGCGTCATGGCAGATGCGGGCTATGTATGCGGACTGAGCGGAAAGTGGCACCTCGGAGACAGCCTGCGGCCCCAGGAGGGATTTTCATACTGGTTTACCCGCCCGAAGGGACACACCACGACATTTTACGACGATGAATGGATCTGGCAAAACCGGGTATATACCGAACCTCGATACACAACCGAAGCCATAACAGAACACGCCCTAAAATTCCTGCGACAAAACCACCACCAGCCATTCTTCCTCTACGTAGCGTACAACGGTCCCTATGGCCTGGGAACAAGCATGCTGGAAACACACCTCAACCGACATACCGAATATTACGCGGACAAAGAACTGCCGAGCTTCCCCAGAGAGCCAGTGCATCCGTGGCTGCGCAGCAACCGGGACATGATCAACAACCCGATAAGCATTCGCGGATATGCCGCAGCGGTCAGCGGCGTAGATGATGGGGTAGGCGAAATAACAAACGCCTTAAAAGAATACGGATTGGAAGAAGACACACTGGTAATTTTCACAGCAGATCAGGGCTGGTGTGGCGGACATCACGGAATGTGGGGCATGGGAGACCACTCCCGACCCCTGCATACTTATGAAGAAACCATCCACATCCCGCTGATATTCCGCCAGCCCGGACGGATACCGGCAGGCAGAGTATTTGAAGGGCGAACATGCAATTACGATTTCTTCCCCTCCGTACTGGACCATCTGGAATTGCGGGAACGGATCGCCGACAACCCCAATCTCCCCGGCACAAGTTATGCCCCAGCACTTATAGGAAAAGAAATGACCTGGAATAATGAAATATTCCACGAATTTGAAAACACGCGCCTGGTGCGAAATGACCGCTGGAAATACACCTGGCGTCACCCAGATGGCCCGGATGAGCTATACGATATGCAGGCCGACCCGGGAGAACGCAACAACCTGGCGAACCGCTCCCACGCAACAGTCATCAACGAATGTCGCAACCGCATCCAGAACTTCTTTAACCAGTATGCAGACCCCCAGTACGACCTGTGGCGCGGGGGACGCTCCAAAGCGGGGCGAATCGGATAA